In a single window of the Terriglobia bacterium genome:
- a CDS encoding GspE/PulE family protein, producing the protein MSTNLHDKSLGGFTGAKAPVETELERAKRLAQRYRYEFVDLKNYQIEHELFRQIPADLMFRYNFIPLRAVGSSLAVAVADPSELLQIDELAMLLNKTLIVKVATASQISDILKKSEQSQRVLEDATEGFTLDLVKETENGEESITIEKITADSDVSPIIRLVDTTIFTALERRASDIHIETRDNEVNVKYRIDGVLHHAMAPIAKEHHTTIISRIKVMSELDISERRVPQDGRFRVRFKGRSIDFRVSIMPSIFGEDAVLRVLDKESMSEKFKALSLDVVGFSEADIRKFRRYIHEPYGMVLVTGPTGSGKTTTLYAGLMEIKTDEDKIITIEDPVEYQLKGVTQIPVNEKKGLTFARGLRSILRHDPDKIMVGEIRDNETAQIAIQSALTGHLVFTTVHANNVVDVIGRFINMGVEPYNFVSALNCILAQRLVRVICENCKHTVQYPAEVLEESGLDVREWSTLPFYEGVGCLDCSGTGFRGRTAIHELLDLSDRIRQLILDKRPSSEIKAAAREEGMTFLRESAIAKVRAGVTTLKEINKVTFIE; encoded by the coding sequence ATGTCCACCAATCTGCATGACAAAAGTCTCGGGGGTTTCACGGGAGCGAAGGCTCCAGTGGAAACAGAGTTGGAGCGGGCGAAACGTCTCGCGCAACGCTATCGCTATGAATTCGTCGATTTAAAGAACTATCAGATCGAGCATGAGTTATTCCGGCAAATCCCGGCCGACCTGATGTTTCGCTACAACTTTATTCCCTTGAGAGCGGTGGGCAGTTCTCTCGCGGTGGCGGTTGCTGACCCGAGCGAACTGTTGCAGATCGACGAGCTGGCGATGCTGTTGAACAAGACCCTGATCGTGAAGGTCGCGACGGCCTCGCAAATCAGTGACATCCTCAAAAAGAGCGAACAGTCTCAGCGGGTGTTGGAAGACGCGACGGAAGGGTTCACGCTGGATCTCGTCAAGGAGACCGAGAATGGCGAGGAGTCCATCACCATCGAGAAGATTACGGCGGACAGTGATGTCAGTCCGATCATTCGACTGGTGGACACCACAATTTTTACAGCGCTCGAACGCCGCGCCAGTGATATTCACATCGAGACGCGCGACAACGAAGTGAACGTGAAATACCGCATCGACGGGGTCCTGCATCACGCCATGGCGCCCATCGCCAAGGAGCACCACACCACCATTATTTCGCGCATCAAGGTCATGAGCGAACTCGACATCAGTGAACGCCGGGTTCCCCAGGACGGCCGGTTTCGCGTCCGTTTCAAGGGGCGTTCCATCGATTTCCGCGTTTCCATCATGCCCTCGATCTTTGGAGAAGACGCGGTGCTGCGCGTTCTCGACAAGGAATCCATGAGCGAAAAGTTCAAGGCCTTGTCCCTCGACGTCGTGGGCTTCTCCGAGGCCGACATCCGGAAATTCCGGAGATACATTCACGAGCCGTACGGCATGGTGCTGGTCACCGGACCCACGGGCAGCGGGAAAACCACGACCCTGTATGCCGGCCTGATGGAGATAAAAACGGACGAGGACAAGATCATCACCATTGAAGACCCCGTCGAATACCAGCTCAAAGGCGTGACACAGATCCCGGTGAACGAAAAAAAGGGACTCACCTTTGCCCGCGGTCTCCGTTCCATCCTGCGTCACGATCCCGACAAGATCATGGTGGGAGAGATTCGCGACAATGAGACCGCCCAGATCGCCATCCAGTCGGCGCTCACCGGACACCTCGTCTTCACCACGGTCCACGCCAATAACGTCGTAGATGTGATCGGCCGGTTTATCAATATGGGGGTTGAACCCTACAACTTCGTCAGCGCCCTCAACTGCATCCTGGCGCAGCGCCTGGTGCGGGTCATCTGCGAAAACTGCAAACACACGGTTCAATATCCGGCGGAGGTGCTGGAGGAATCGGGTCTGGATGTGCGGGAATGGAGCACGCTGCCATTCTACGAAGGCGTCGGGTGCCTGGATTGCAGCGGGACCGGATTCCGCGGTCGGACCGCGATTCACGAATTACTGGACCTTTCCGACCGGATCCGGCAATTGATTCTGGATAAGCGTCCTTCTTCCGAAATCAAAGCGGCCGCCCGCGAGGAAGGGATGACTTTTCTCCGTGAATCGGCGATCGCGAAGGTCCGCGCGGGGGTGACGACCTTGAAAGAGATCAACAAGGTCACCTTTATTGAATAA